The proteins below come from a single Prochlorococcus marinus str. MIT 9215 genomic window:
- a CDS encoding rhomboid family intramembrane serine protease: MLFKYSISKYDWQYMVTGFFLISVFIFTDLIGVIDKEHLYFVPRLISDQPYRIFTSILTHGDLNHLLSNLGGIIISRYFLMRLGIKSRFFYLKFILICSFLNFFIIWIYEKFLSFFIIYPNYAALGFSGIIYALFGFLLLTSFYGKKYFLGKEICFKSNYEVHKMLKTICLIGLIFSFLPRVSLLGHLSGFISGCFLFLI; the protein is encoded by the coding sequence GTGCTTTTTAAATATTCAATATCAAAATATGATTGGCAATATATGGTAACTGGATTTTTTTTAATCTCAGTTTTTATTTTTACAGATTTAATTGGAGTTATTGATAAAGAACATCTTTACTTTGTACCAAGATTAATTAGTGATCAACCCTATAGGATTTTCACATCAATACTAACTCATGGAGACTTAAATCATTTACTAAGTAATCTTGGTGGAATAATTATCAGTAGATATTTTTTGATGAGACTCGGAATTAAAAGCAGATTTTTTTATTTGAAATTTATTTTAATTTGTTCTTTTTTAAATTTTTTTATTATTTGGATTTATGAAAAATTTTTATCGTTTTTTATTATCTATCCGAATTATGCCGCGTTAGGATTTAGTGGAATAATTTATGCTTTATTTGGATTTTTACTATTAACTTCTTTTTATGGAAAGAAATATTTTTTAGGTAAAGAAATTTGTTTTAAGTCCAATTATGAAGTGCATAAAATGTTAAAGACAATATGCCTTATAGGTTTGATTTTCTCTTTTTTGCCAAGGGTGAGTTTGTTAGGTCATTTAAGTGGATTTATTTCAGGATGTTTTTTATTCTTAATATAA
- a CDS encoding superinfection immunity protein → MKTLLNFLIGFLAIAILISILSGDIATGFSVTFIIGIYMLPSWLASSRGHPNQGSISTLNLFLGWTFIGWVAALIWANSYIDKDKKQKTAIDYLKE, encoded by the coding sequence TTGAAGACTCTACTTAATTTTTTAATAGGATTTTTAGCAATAGCGATATTAATTTCAATATTATCTGGAGATATTGCGACAGGATTTTCAGTGACATTTATTATTGGCATTTATATGTTGCCATCTTGGCTGGCTTCATCAAGGGGGCATCCTAATCAAGGCTCAATATCAACCTTAAACTTATTTTTGGGATGGACATTCATCGGCTGGGTCGCAGCATTGATATGGGCTAATAGTTATATAGATAAAGATAAAAAACAAAAAACAGCTATAGATTATCTAAAAGAATAA